A stretch of Rhea pennata isolate bPtePen1 chromosome 18, bPtePen1.pri, whole genome shotgun sequence DNA encodes these proteins:
- the EGFL7 gene encoding epidermal growth factor-like protein 7 isoform X1, whose amino-acid sequence MLVGAARPSAQRRERHGRGQEMHRVGCLLAGLVFILGVIGTGGFAPAGRRVCATEPRSRLAAVPESHVQPVYQPYLTTCQGQRLCSTYRTIYKVAYRQAYRQVPQPAASCCPGWSRASGHALSCNKALCWVPCQNGGSCAFPNRCACPPAWTGPTCETDVDECARRGHGCSQLCINTAGSYHCACRAGFSLAADAKACQPAALAPKPEPGVASPEGPSSEMKEEMKDLKNRVEALEQKLQLVLAPFHNLMPSAPDDVGTDPISRLSHSLQQLDRIDSLSEQISFLEERLETCSCKNEL is encoded by the exons ATGCTCGTTGGTGCCGCACGGCCCAGCGCACAACGGAGAGAGCGGCACGGGAGAGGCCAAGAGATGCACCGAGTCGGCTGCCTCCTCGCAGGACTTGTCTTCATCCTCGGTGTGATCGGCACGGGCGGTTTTGCCCCGGCAGG CCGTCGAGTCTGCGCCACGGAGCCGCGGAGCCGGCTGGCCGCCGTGCCGGAGTCCCACGTGCAGCCCGTCTACCAGCCCTACCTCACCACGTGCCAGGGGCAGCGGCTCTGCAGCACCTACAG GACCATCTACAAGGTCGCCTACCGGCAGGCGTACAGGCAAGTGCCCCAGCCCGCGGCCTCGTGCTGTCCCGGCTGGAGCCGAGCTAGCGGCCACGCGCTCAGCTGCAACAAAG CTCTCTGCTGGGTGCCGTGCCAGAACGGTGGGAGCTGCGCCTTCCCCAACAGATGCGCCTGCCCGCCGGCGTGGACGGGGCCAACCTGTGAGACAG ACGTGGATGAGTGCGCCCGCCGGGGCCAcggctgcagccagctctgcatCAACACGGCCGGGAGCTACCACTGCGCCTGCCGCGCCGGCTTCAGCCTCGCCGCCGACGCCAAAGCGTGCCAGCCTGCGGCGCTGGCCCCCAAACCAGAGCCAGGCGTCGCCAGCCCGGAAG GTCCATCCAgtgaaatgaaggaagaaatgaaagacttgAAGAACAGGGTGGAAGCACTGGAGCAG AAGCTCCAGTTGGTGCTGGCCCCCTTCCATAACCTCATGCCATCTGCGCCAGACGACGTGGGCACAGACCCCATCAGCCGGCTCTCCCACTCCCTCCAACAACTGGACAGAATTGACTCCCTGAGCGAGCAGATCTCCTTCCTGGAGGAGCGGCTGGAGACGT GTTCCTGCAAGAATGAACTCTAG
- the AGPAT2 gene encoding 1-acyl-sn-glycerol-3-phosphate acyltransferase beta encodes MELGWLLWGAALLLGLHVLMELSPAVNFAVRIGFYYLLFAVGSALTAPVCVLVNGGRTVKNMRIIKAVVKTFKYFFGLRFEVKGLENFKVEGPAIIVSNHQSILDMMGLMEILPDDCVQVGKKELMYAGTVGLIIYLGGVIFINRKSTSSAKMVMAEVAKTMAADNVKVWVYPEGTRNCTGDLLPFKKGAFHLAVQAQVPVIPVVYSSFTTFYNPKKNLFTSGKIKVEVLPPIETKGLTSDDVSDLTDRCFRIMRETLFRLSGRPAEVKESS; translated from the exons AtggagctgggctggctgctgtggggcgcggcgctgctgctggggctccACGTCCTCATGGAGCTCAGCCCCGCCGTCAACTTCGCCGTGCGCATCGGCTTCTACTACCTGCTGTTCGCCGTGGGCTCGGCGCTCACGGCGCCCGTCTGCGTCCTCGTCAACGGTGGCCGCACCGTGAAGAACATGAG aatCATCAAAGCTGTGGTCAAGACTTTCAAGTATTTCTTTGGCCTGAGGTTTGAGGTGAAGGGATTGGAGAACTTCAAGGTGGAAGGCCCTGCTATCATTGTGTCCAACCACCAGAGCATCCTCGATATGATGG GGCTGATGGAGATCCTGCCCGATGACTGTGTCCAGGTGGGCAAGAAGGAGCTGATGTACGCTGGCACTGTGGGGCTCATCATCTACCTAGGCGGTGTCATCTTCATCAACAGAAAGAGTACCAGCAGTGCCAAGATGGTGATGGCTGAAGTGGCCAAGACCATGGCAGCTGACAAT GTGAAAGTGTGGGTATACCCGGAGGGCACGAGGAACTGCACTGGAGACTTGCTGCCATTCAAGAAAGGAGCATTTCACCTTGCTGTACAGGCACAG gTCCCAGTGATCCCTGTGGTGTATTCCTCCTTCACCACCTTCTATAACCCGAAGAAGAATCTCTTCACGTCAG GCAAAATCAAGGTTGAGGTTCTGCCACCAATTGAGACCAAAGGTCTGACATCAGATGACGTCTCAGACCTCACGGACAGATGCTTTCGTATCATGAGAGAGACCCTTTTCAGGCTGTCAGGCCGCCCAGCCGAAGTGAAGGAATCTTCCTAG
- the EGFL7 gene encoding epidermal growth factor-like protein 7 isoform X2, with product MLVGAARPSAQRRERHGRGQEMHRVGCLLAGLVFILGVIGTGGFAPAGRRVCATEPRSRLAAVPESHVQPVYQPYLTTCQGQRLCSTYRTIYKVAYRQAYRQVPQPAASCCPGWSRASGHALSCNKALCWVPCQNGGSCAFPNRCACPPAWTGPTCETDVDECARRGHGCSQLCINTAGSYHCACRAGFSLAADAKACQPAALAPKPEPGVASPEGPSSEMKEEMKDLKNRVEALEQKLQLVLAPFHNLMPSAPDDVGTDPISRLSHSLQQLDRIDSLSEQISFLEERLETSD from the exons ATGCTCGTTGGTGCCGCACGGCCCAGCGCACAACGGAGAGAGCGGCACGGGAGAGGCCAAGAGATGCACCGAGTCGGCTGCCTCCTCGCAGGACTTGTCTTCATCCTCGGTGTGATCGGCACGGGCGGTTTTGCCCCGGCAGG CCGTCGAGTCTGCGCCACGGAGCCGCGGAGCCGGCTGGCCGCCGTGCCGGAGTCCCACGTGCAGCCCGTCTACCAGCCCTACCTCACCACGTGCCAGGGGCAGCGGCTCTGCAGCACCTACAG GACCATCTACAAGGTCGCCTACCGGCAGGCGTACAGGCAAGTGCCCCAGCCCGCGGCCTCGTGCTGTCCCGGCTGGAGCCGAGCTAGCGGCCACGCGCTCAGCTGCAACAAAG CTCTCTGCTGGGTGCCGTGCCAGAACGGTGGGAGCTGCGCCTTCCCCAACAGATGCGCCTGCCCGCCGGCGTGGACGGGGCCAACCTGTGAGACAG ACGTGGATGAGTGCGCCCGCCGGGGCCAcggctgcagccagctctgcatCAACACGGCCGGGAGCTACCACTGCGCCTGCCGCGCCGGCTTCAGCCTCGCCGCCGACGCCAAAGCGTGCCAGCCTGCGGCGCTGGCCCCCAAACCAGAGCCAGGCGTCGCCAGCCCGGAAG GTCCATCCAgtgaaatgaaggaagaaatgaaagacttgAAGAACAGGGTGGAAGCACTGGAGCAG AAGCTCCAGTTGGTGCTGGCCCCCTTCCATAACCTCATGCCATCTGCGCCAGACGACGTGGGCACAGACCCCATCAGCCGGCTCTCCCACTCCCTCCAACAACTGGACAGAATTGACTCCCTGAGCGAGCAGATCTCCTTCCTGGAGGAGCGGCTGGAGACGT CAGACTGA